In Argiope bruennichi chromosome 4, qqArgBrue1.1, whole genome shotgun sequence, the sequence TTTAATTATGGTCATTTTGCCATAAAACTGATATAAAACCGAGTTTCGgctgttttgaaaatgaaaatggaaaattaattaaaataataaaatgtaacaataaagCTTGAACCATGACATTAAAAGAAATGGGAGAAACTGAATCATAACCTTGTTTCCTGAGACAGTCACAGACATTTTTCCGAGGCTGACGCTGGCCGTATATTTATGAGGCCGATAAGACGTCAATGCGTTCGCGTCTGGAAATTGACCACTTCCGTACTAAATACTGTTAATAGTTCCCATTTGTCATCGTTCGTTATCTCATGATTATCCGTCATTTTGTTCTGGACTGGAATTCTATTTCGATCCTTGAATCCAacaataatttctcatttaaaaatatctctacaaataattaaggagaatgtatgtgtgtgttttggcgctgTACAGAGcagatcattttatttaaagctgccaaatttggcataggtatactttggaggataggaatgtgcacctagaaaaaattttattttccaaaaaattaagcgggtttttttttgtttgtttgttttctagcgatgaattccaaaaatatgacacaaaattgtttttatattattttacaattcgaAAAATTGTCTTTCTCATGATACCAATTTCAGTTTATTCAGTTTTTTCAGTTTGAACAgtttattcatgaattttgataatatttttaaaaagatattttttgctttattttcaataacagattttattgttgcattggaattcaaattgttttcgtcgttttatcaaatatttgattgcgTGATTTTCTACCATTAACAAGAAGATACTAATAATGAGAAATCTGAAAGTGAAGTTAAATTTTCGTAAAAGACAATGTGcaacttgaattaaattttccaGGCACTTATATTTTATGGCATTATGGTGACAGAAGATTCGACTCTATTAAGAAGATTCATTAACACATATAATAGAATAGGTGTAAgggtattgaaataaatttttttcgcaCTACTTGAtgcaaaaaatgctttttgaagaAACCCTGAACATCaaaagttatgcataagagatttaattgaaatgaaacgcAATTAATATTCTAACGAGCTAGGTACTCTTTAAAGgtgattagttttaaatatttgttttaatagagaagtaaaattttataaaatattaaattgaagacTTAAAATAGAGACATTTCAAGAGGCCATATTGAATGTGCATCATTCAATTTTGAGGTATcatttaatacttccaaagtagttcaaagaaaaatccaaaattaatttttctttggaaacaacaaaatatttttttatatgaaagtggtATACAGCTaccatttcattaaaagaattatgtatAGCGTCTAATTCACAAATTTAGTaatcaaacaaaaacatatttattgttaaaatatacatGTTTTACAATTTCCAATAACAGCCTGTCCTTGACTTCTCCTTTCTAATGGTTTCTCCAGAAACCACAAGGTGGACGAAAACAAAGAGATTCCACCCAGAACataaaacattttggaataaGAGCCAACATGATCACGGAAATAGCCTGAAAAAGGAAAATGGCGATTAGAATTTATATGAAAGAATAACAACATTGGCCATTTAAGGTAAGCAACTACGGTGGAAAAGGGAATTTTTgcgaaaatatcgaatatttttaatgcgatatttttaattctctgaacagtttttttttatataatcgtttgaattttataaatcatttcttgGGAAATTCTATTGGTTTTTATATTagcataaattacattttattattatttacttcgtTAAGGgctattttaccaaattttaaatcttgGAAAAATGTTCTTACGAAAACCTTCAGATATTAAAACCAAATCCATATCTTTTGTTCTATTGTAGTATAATATTTACTCTATATGTTTTATAGAACCCGATTTACAGAATAAGCAATTATtccgtttaaaaataatttacagttattttagagggttataatatgaaaaaaaaaatcgaaactctCAGTTTATTTATCAATTGAACGATTGTTATCAAAAGTGGATAGAAATATAACTCATTTCTTGGTTCacaaactagataatatatttcttaaattatctagAATGCCTTAACTTGAAATATGATAAACTTCTAATCTGGGATACTTTTGATTCATAtgttttttatcatcaaaaatatttcaaattgtaacacatttttgacactttattaatctatttttgttttcatagatgtgtttttctaattctactttataaaaaaaaactaagtattttataatatttttttaaaagattaatcttaaatgtaataaatattacatcgattaacaagatttttcaaatcaatttcttgtaTGAGTTTATCAATGACAGATGTAGGCATTTTGTGGCTCGAGGCATGCGCATCACGAGGCCCCTATTTTAATAATTGCTCAATTTATTTTAggtcttttaaaaacttaataagcatgttattgatttatttttattatatatttttatattaatagctttcggattttataaatgtttttatttatttattttcttaacatgaATATCatggaaaaataactaaaatactaaaattcttgaaaaattcattataattattaagtaatgacgccattatttacaaatataatttatagattataGGGAATTTactatcttcaaataaatataacaaaaaatattttacatggcCTGTCTAACGGAATATAACTAGTTAGAGTTTAATTAATAATCCATTAtactatcaaaaaataattacttttaattgaaataattcattatgtaACCACATACTAACTTACATACAGtcctaatattttgtaataaatatttacatttcttgcAAATTTATTTCACAACTAGGCTAATGGCATTTTTTAATCAAGCTATTTACAGTCCTCCTTTAATACAATAttcctaggcagctgcctataTGGAAACCCACAATTGGTGATTATATAGAGTTCCGATTATAGGTTACATGCCGTTTAGaagtgtataaaaattttagtaatccTAACAATAATACAAAACTTAAAAGTTATAACATTAATGCTAATTTAGTGATGATGCCACAACTATGTGTTAATACAACTATGAATATCATCTAATAACTTATTTAATGTTGTGCTTTTACATAAAACACTGTAACCGTAACGGAGTTGAAGCTCAGAAATTCCGCTTGATTCTCAGAATCTTGCACTTCCTCATCAAAATGCACTGGATGACACGATTAAATGATCATTAAATTGCACAATTATACTAGATTAAGAAGAAGAACTTACATTATTAAGAAGAAGAAATACCACCATTAAGAGGTATATTcttcatagtatttttttatatacatttagtaAGAGTCAAGAAATCCAGTCCATAAATTGGCATTTAGAGATTGTTAATGACCATCATAAAGTATGGACGCCGAAACAAAAGTGAGATCTAATGGCCATCATCGACCGTAAGACAATTTCTCTTGCAAGGGATTCAATCTATCATGGAAATGAAGAAGCTCAATCCTTCTAATGTACCTTCCAGAATCGATGACCATACTGGAAACTTCTCTGCATTATATCCCTTCTCCTATATCTAAGCTCCCCCCCCGGGGTAGAATTCAAGGAAACAGGGGCGAAAAATGACCGCAAgtgttttttctttccttttcaaaaaatgtgacctcagtatcaaaatgaaataagaaaataacacataccttaaaaattatagttaaatgatgatacaataaaaactaaaaggaatttaaaaaaattaaatattacataatcaaaaattatttatttcaatttaattcaaaatatttcttaaatgattctGAAAACAAATGTcgagaaattcgaaaaaaaaaagaaaaatgtcccgtgaaaatttcaagcatttccaatttatttctttgggaccgataataaaaatgtcaaataataaacAGTTGCGCAATGATGAACTTACCAATCAAAAGTGGTCTTCCAAAAGAAGCAAATCCATTCATGAAGCACATACACCCATAAGACACAGTGTGCAATTCTATTCCGCAGAACTCAACAAGCAGTATCGGGAACATCACCATGGTGCATCCTAACAGAAGACCATAGCAGGAACTGGCGGCAATCAGGGACCAGTATCCATTGGCAAAAGGGAACGTGAAAAATGTCATCCCGATCAGCGCCATGCCCATCATTACGAAGCGAGACCTGCTCACCATTTTGCGATCCGTGATCCATCCAAAGCACAGGCGTCCAATCAGATCGGCTATGGAAAATGCAAAGAGAATGTGCTTGGTATTGGTGTCCTGAACCCCTCGATCCAAGGCATAGTCCACGATGATCACTACATACATGTGATAAAGAAAATAGAAGATGACGTCTGTGATTGCTGTCACTTGAAACATTGGACTAGTTAGAACGGTCACAAAGGACGACACAATACCAGTGGACTTATCTTCACACTTGCACAGAGATGGCAAACGGTTGCACTGAAGACAAACTTGTTGGAATTTTCTGTTgatgaaagatttttctttttgttgggAATTTTCAGGTACTGTAGCCATTTCAAGGCATGGCTGAGAACTTTCATCTAAGTTGTGatcaagagaaatatttaaagcattatctGATAAGCTATTTTTCCTGTCAATCTGGGACGATGGTTCCGTGCTGTCAGCAGATATACAAGGAACAGTTTCGTTATTCGAATCTGAACTGCCATTTCTTTCACATTCTTCTGCAGCAACTCCATCTTTCATTGGGCTTTTATTCGTCCGATATTCATTCATGCTGTAATGGTGCTCGTCTTCAGCAGAGGAAGACTTTTTATTCCGGAGCCACGGTGGGTCTCGCATGAGACTTCCCGCAATAGCGATGTGAAGAACTATTCCACCAGTCAAAAGGAAACAGCCAGATAAGTCGTATGTGGATAtgaaaagctcaaaaattatagGCAACACAATAGAGCCGACACACGATCCAGCATTCGCTATTCCATTAGCAAGGGTTCGCAGATTTAAGAAATACGCATTCAAAATGCATGGCATCACAGTGTTCATGAAGCCATAGCCCACACCTgcaagatatatatatttgtttattcaataataaaaaataaactcatttgaTGACACAAAATTGAGAGACCAAAAAGCGCttctaaataaagtttatataatttaaaaaattttaagagattcGAAAATTTTAAAGGCGATTTGATTATGTGGCTTGAAATATAATACGATACAATTTTAAACTTGGATTCGACTttcttggaattatttttttaaatgattctgaattACGAAAGTGAGCATGTATAAATGCAGTAGCCAAAGTGGTGAAAAGAATTGtattgtgaaatatataaaaaaatttatcttaaaaatttatcaacccattgtatttcaaaaagtaattcgATATATAGTTAATCACCTAATATAAGGGCTTATTTATtgcttcgaaaaataaaaatatacaattctttTGGGTTGAATTGATCAGAACATTTCATCTATCATtccatagatatttttaacaatcgtaatttaaaataataataataataaaatgtcaaaatgatgcatcgttCCGAGAGCCGATATAAGAgtgtaaagatttaaaattagagaaaagaaaccatgtaaaaattttcaacattaaatgGCTAATAGGTAAGCTTAGCTTTCCGAATTAGGTAGTTTTTGTTTATAcgttaaataaaatctttgaaattttgaatcactTGCAAATAAAGTTCAACttcaaaaatagttcaaattttaatcaaaaataatcaaattcttctaaattaaagttcaaattttgtgTGAGATGACAGGAAATAATTGTTTATCTCTTATTTATCACAATTAACAGAATATTGTCAGACTTCTTAAACAGTATAATTTCTacgacttttaaaatttgaaatttaaaaattttatagaggAAACTGTGTAAAATCGtattacgtaaaatatttaattttattgcaaatattaattttgacaaaCCATACTGTCACTAAaggtaagtaatatttaatatattttacaaaatgtccAAGGCAAATGTCTGTGGTAAAATTCCACAATTATCAATAACGATCATATACATTAAATAGCAGTTATCATCTATGACTTAGGAAGTTAGTCACAACCGTAAGCGTTTATGCATATAGCTAAAAAGGggaataaacaaagaaataaaaggatTGCTACCAAAAACTCCTCCGAAGAGAATGGTGATGATGCCGAGAGATGTCGTGAAATAGCAGGTCGAAATCCCTACGGTTGCAATCACAGCGCCGATGATGACGACAGGTCGGGCACCTATTTTCTGACCTAAGATTCCACAAAACGGACCtgcagaaaaaagaaaagtgttattcaataagtttaaaatacgagtaattaaaagaaaatgaaataaacttattgtctcttttaaatattgaattgaacCAGTTTCCACGAATTCGATAGGGGTATCacaccttttaaaatattatagagaaTCGCGTAACAAGTTGAAAGTAGCCAACTTTCCAAATTTTGCCAAACCATGAAAGAAGAGTACTAAATTTGTTTCCCTTAACCACTATTGTATAATTCTTACTTTTCCTCCATTCAATATAAAACCTCATGTTTATATctataaattgtcaaaaaataacgGCCTAACAAATTGGTTGTTGGCGACGTAGTTCCAAATTTTacaactaaaagatttttttccctcagCCTTTTGGTAATGCGAAACATTcattaaacgaaataatttttttccaccgAATACATGTGAAGCAGGAGAATgcatttcaataagaaataaaaataataataataaatttataataatgtattatttataaggtatatctttttttacaaggaaattgtctaaagatatttatttagtttcGCTTCCAAATTTGACGAAAATGTGATACAGCATTAGTTAAAAGAATTTAACGCGCATAGCTACAGCATTATTAGGATGATATTTCtcatcataaaatgaaatatcttccCATGCTTTCAGCATCTTACTTATTTCACTGAAAAGTTGTTGCTCTGGCGGAGGGGTGGGGTGGAGGGTCATTTCCTCTTCTGACGAAATTCCCTCCACAATTCTTTGCTGTGGGAAAGAATACTGCTTCTTAAGTCCTTCGATCATTCCCTCTTCGTCCACCAACTCATCAATATCGTTGCTATCCCTCTTTAGCCCCATACTATTGGCTAGATGCATAATCTCATCGATTAAGCACTTGCTCAAACTCCTGGAAATCGCATTCGACAACGCTATCTAGCCAAAGCTTCTTCCATGCAGATAGATATAAGGATTCTCTTCAAACATTTGCTCAATACAGACTGATACTCGAGATACAGGTCATTGTAGCATATGACGTTACATTTTCTGTTGTTAGTCACTTTTTCTGCAAAACACCTCTCtttaagaaagtaatttatatatatatatatatatatatatatatatatatatatatatatatatatatatatagtttttctcGTTAAGCAAGATATGACTGTATATAGATGCCACGGCTgtaaagaaacagaaatattttttaaacgaagCGAACAGTTATTACATGTTATTCAATAACAGAGggattt encodes:
- the LOC129967041 gene encoding monocarboxylate transporter 9-like, with the translated sequence MAKGPAPDQGWSWVIAFACCFSSLILAGIFRTSGVLFVAFISTFGVSREEASWPMVVCISVLNLAGPFCGILGQKIGARPVVIIGAVIATVGISTCYFTTSLGIITILFGGVFGVGYGFMNTVMPCILNAYFLNLRTLANGIANAGSCVGSIVLPIIFELFISTYDLSGCFLLTGGIVLHIAIAGSLMRDPPWLRNKKSSSAEDEHHYSMNEYRTNKSPMKDGVAAEECERNGSSDSNNETVPCISADSTEPSSQIDRKNSLSDNALNISLDHNLDESSQPCLEMATVPENSQQKEKSFINRKFQQVCLQCNRLPSLCKCEDKSTGIVSSFVTVLTSPMFQVTAITDVIFYFLYHMYVVIIVDYALDRGVQDTNTKHILFAFSIADLIGRLCFGWITDRKMVSRSRFVMMGMALIGMTFFTFPFANGYWSLIAASSCYGLLLGCTMVMFPILLVEFCGIELHTVSYGCMCFMNGFASFGRPLLIGYFRDHVGSYSKMFYVLGGISLFSSTLWFLEKPLERRSQGQAVIGNCKTCIF